A portion of the Candidatus Nitrosotenuis aquarius genome contains these proteins:
- a CDS encoding glycerate kinase type-2 family protein encodes MRKILDAGLGAARPATYIKKYITQNRLVCSGKSYHTSQYDKIWLVAMGKAADAMAKAAHNILHADGGVIVIPKNTGPAFYNKKFRVIRAGHPTPNQNSVLAAKKIITLLQNAGKDDLVVFLVSGGASALVCAPAGITLQQKIKTTKILLESGASISEINAIRKHLSGVKGGKILENLHCDALSYVMSDVVGNDLGAIASGMTYCDKTTFSDCIGIVSKYKLGKKMPKPVLSRLCRGAQGKIAETPKKPKIPNQIIASNSDCLGIMSKKAKSLGYSVVQYGAVTGDVALAAQKILKKFQTAKKSCLVFGGETTVQVRGRGKGGRNQELVLNIIPKLPANTTVASIGTDGIDGNTEYAGAIFDHAVDYDVVKPYLQNNDSNSFFRKFGGLIRTGPTHTNLQDIGIILQH; translated from the coding sequence CCTGCAACGTATATTAAAAAATACATTACACAAAACAGGCTTGTCTGCTCTGGCAAATCGTATCATACATCACAATATGATAAAATCTGGCTTGTCGCAATGGGCAAGGCAGCAGATGCAATGGCCAAGGCCGCACATAATATTTTACACGCAGACGGCGGAGTCATTGTGATTCCAAAAAACACCGGGCCTGCATTTTACAATAAAAAATTTCGAGTCATCCGCGCAGGACATCCAACGCCTAACCAAAACTCGGTCCTTGCCGCAAAAAAGATCATAACACTATTGCAAAATGCGGGCAAAGACGACCTGGTTGTGTTTTTGGTATCTGGGGGCGCATCTGCTCTGGTCTGTGCGCCTGCGGGAATTACACTGCAACAAAAAATCAAGACCACAAAAATACTGCTGGAATCGGGCGCCTCTATATCGGAAATTAACGCAATCCGCAAGCACCTCTCAGGCGTAAAAGGGGGTAAAATCCTAGAAAATCTCCACTGCGACGCATTATCCTATGTAATGTCGGATGTGGTGGGAAACGACTTGGGCGCAATTGCATCTGGAATGACATATTGCGATAAGACGACATTTTCTGACTGTATTGGTATAGTATCAAAGTACAAGCTGGGCAAAAAGATGCCAAAGCCGGTTCTATCCAGACTGTGTCGTGGCGCGCAAGGCAAAATAGCCGAGACTCCAAAAAAGCCAAAAATCCCAAACCAGATAATTGCGTCAAATTCCGACTGTCTTGGTATAATGTCGAAAAAGGCAAAATCACTTGGCTATTCTGTGGTGCAGTATGGTGCTGTGACAGGAGATGTTGCACTGGCTGCGCAAAAAATTCTCAAAAAATTCCAAACTGCAAAAAAATCATGCCTTGTCTTTGGCGGGGAGACCACTGTACAAGTGCGCGGCAGGGGAAAAGGGGGGCGCAACCAGGAGCTTGTACTAAATATAATTCCAAAGTTGCCTGCAAACACAACTGTCGCATCGATTGGAACTGACGGAATTGATGGCAACACGGAATATGCCGGCGCAATCTTTGATCATGCAGTTGATTATGATGTTGTAAAGCCATACTTGCAAAACAATGATTCCAATTCGTTTTTTAGAAAATTTGGCGGCCTGATAAGGACTGGGCCCACCCACACAAACCTGCAAGACATTGGAATAATTCTACAACATTGA
- a CDS encoding multicopper oxidase domain-containing protein, whose amino-acid sequence MGLSIVVLVGIAIVTLVAFPASQHVSFADKTSVLPSQTRHYTIIAQDTTIEIAPGVRVEAWTYNGTIPGPTIRATEGDRVIIDFINNGHLPHTIHLHGDHNEKNDGVFQEVLPGQSYTYDFVAEPAGAFMYHCHVMPVSEHIRNGLYGAMIIDPKVAPAPAREFVLVKGEYDLDDQESWEPDYVFFNGYADQYWNNPLQAKTDELVRIYYVDMGAMPAFGYHIHGTVFDAIASGIWQNPPVKAQTWEVSPGNAAIFEASWEDPGRYLFHLHGLPEERGTMAYFDVSDASDGAIDGVDVAKTKSIYMWQDQLALLTRLQASDTDGTVIPSSRPTSTESHQNHFAQTPATIQTTTCEIENGSAMKSSNKSYYPQQIQVNAGDTVQWKNSDNSIHTVTGEEFDSGMLMAQDTFEYTFESAGLYEYYCTLHPWMRGAVQVI is encoded by the coding sequence ATGGGCCTCTCTATCGTTGTTCTAGTGGGGATTGCAATTGTTACACTTGTTGCATTTCCTGCATCGCAGCACGTCTCATTTGCTGACAAGACTTCTGTCCTGCCTTCCCAGACAAGACACTATACCATAATTGCACAAGACACCACAATAGAGATTGCACCCGGAGTCCGCGTAGAGGCATGGACGTACAATGGTACAATACCTGGTCCCACAATACGCGCAACTGAGGGAGACCGAGTCATAATAGATTTTATCAACAACGGACATTTGCCTCACACGATACATCTGCACGGTGATCACAATGAGAAAAACGACGGCGTATTCCAAGAGGTGCTTCCAGGCCAATCCTACACGTATGACTTTGTAGCAGAGCCTGCAGGCGCATTCATGTATCACTGTCATGTGATGCCAGTCTCTGAGCACATTAGGAACGGCCTCTATGGGGCAATGATAATTGACCCCAAAGTAGCACCAGCGCCTGCGCGAGAGTTTGTCCTAGTCAAAGGCGAATATGACTTGGACGACCAAGAGTCATGGGAGCCGGACTATGTGTTCTTCAACGGCTATGCAGACCAGTACTGGAATAACCCACTGCAGGCAAAAACGGACGAGCTGGTCAGAATCTATTATGTGGACATGGGTGCAATGCCCGCATTTGGGTATCATATCCATGGGACAGTCTTTGATGCAATTGCGTCTGGAATATGGCAAAATCCACCGGTAAAGGCACAAACCTGGGAGGTCTCGCCAGGAAACGCAGCAATCTTTGAGGCAAGCTGGGAAGATCCAGGAAGATACTTGTTCCACCTGCACGGCTTGCCAGAAGAGCGTGGAACCATGGCGTACTTTGATGTGTCCGATGCATCTGATGGCGCAATAGACGGAGTGGATGTTGCAAAAACAAAATCCATCTACATGTGGCAAGACCAGCTTGCACTATTGACAAGACTGCAGGCATCTGATACCGACGGCACCGTTATACCATCATCTAGGCCAACGAGTACAGAGTCACATCAAAACCACTTTGCACAAACTCCTGCAACAATTCAGACCACAACATGTGAAATAGAAAATGGCTCTGCAATGAAATCAAGCAACAAATCATACTATCCTCAGCAAATCCAAGTAAACGCAGGAGACACAGTCCAGTGGAAAAACAGCGACAACTCCATTCACACTGTCACTGGGGAAGAATTTGACTCTGGAATGCTGATGGCGCAAGACACGTTTGAGTACACATTTGAGTCTGCGGGATTGTACGAATATTACTGCACACTGCATCCCTGGATGAGAGGTGCAGTTCAAGTGATCTAG
- a CDS encoding type II toxin-antitoxin system HicB family antitoxin yields the protein MRKTDTISFRLDNEVLAKLRRESEKQGISLNVLINQVLRRYTDWDMFESKVGMVPVARPILDSLFGRLSGDEVIEMAKKIGSEIVKDVATFMKGAMNLESFTSWFETRMQMSGFEVNHNVKNDTHTYIVKHDLGQNWSLYHKTVLEIIFRDVLEKPIKIDANPRMFTLVFTA from the coding sequence ATGAGAAAAACAGACACCATCTCATTTAGGCTTGACAATGAGGTTCTAGCAAAGCTTCGACGCGAGTCAGAAAAACAAGGAATCAGCCTTAATGTTTTGATAAACCAAGTCCTAAGAAGATACACAGATTGGGACATGTTTGAATCCAAGGTCGGCATGGTTCCAGTCGCAAGACCTATCCTGGATTCGCTCTTTGGCAGGCTGAGTGGAGACGAGGTAATAGAGATGGCAAAAAAAATCGGCAGTGAAATAGTAAAGGATGTTGCCACATTCATGAAAGGCGCAATGAACCTAGAGTCATTTACCTCGTGGTTTGAGACAAGAATGCAAATGTCCGGATTTGAGGTAAACCACAATGTCAAAAACGACACCCATACCTACATTGTAAAGCACGATCTTGGCCAGAACTGGTCATTATACCACAAGACAGTACTCGAGATAATATTCAGAGACGTCCTAGAAAAGCCAATCAAAATAGACGCAAACCCAAGAATGTTCACACTCGTGTTTACTGCCTAG